Proteins from a genomic interval of Lycium ferocissimum isolate CSIRO_LF1 chromosome 2, AGI_CSIRO_Lferr_CH_V1, whole genome shotgun sequence:
- the LOC132041745 gene encoding nonsense-mediated mRNA decay factor SMG7-like: MDADSAATFNDQKEKLNTFLEIANTEKQLLTSIYSKGLLHKDVQELYHKARSSYENIIVNNYEVVGLQEVEFSLWKLHYKHIDEFRKRIRQANAEKRKIEAQEGDSSAAREIDNHMEGLRSFLSEATEFYQELTKKLRKSCGLPGELLLCRNGSISLKLPQCQYACHRFLICLGDLARYGELCKKPDACKWSLAATYYFEASRIWPDSGNPHNQLALLATYTGDPFLALYHCVRSLAVKEPFPDAWNNLMLLFEENRSSVLHSYSSGSHLDLLKPSAWCSMDAKHGATSGSSNKNMPEATETVTSVKADIWLLFVRLMSFFLVHSSLEDFQSTLASTVGQLEGLVVMGDDELKAALESYQLMDPLRKGPYRALQLVSVFIFIFHSLTESGDPKKDNKQQSALTELAVAATFICAGRLVEKATTRHTCPLLPTICVFVEWLANILDRAEAHATDKKVQSAMSYFFGALADLLNRLDPCENELAPERTALWEDHELRGFDPMAHVHKSLDFTSHLDCIDNFMTKSVCRSRRIFRAATELAHRSSHLRKWISCDKTGKRFHIVDSELADKGKSGVAESGSTLQLKESYQNNCGMAKENGESQDHPCQSISADEEEVILFKPITRHNSEPIYTSCHQFSINVTSGTVTSDESLRRATSLISEQIHPQNDIFSFRPESTNLRYSKQSAAFPAGPPSLNAWVLEKESPRNERNLNKQQLSPIDELASESLSGLSLKETRDHKVCSMPVSAAIHDTPPPYVTPVPSAPLLPEDASWFKGNSPVFPDKSAFGTKEGDGILGASPVSGYSSPSTVRGPLDFVAGAPRFVEGYPPLLGMSSSEWLYHYRNSQNFERVSNPVWPVHSNTPATYGNLNATNLTRFDVLDQWGNHLASSPMVYLESPQLHPSPPLAYGAEEQRMDKHFLGYQRAFPYVCGTGMDLRQEQPTLLNYLKEREWQMPPESQYKGPNFMGN; encoded by the exons ATGGATGCCGATTCAGCTGCAACATTTAACGATCAGAAGGAAAAATTGAATACTTTTCTTGAG ATTGCCAATACGGAAAAGCAACTCTTGACATCAATTTACTCTAAAGGCCTGTTGCACAAAGATGTCCAAGAATTGTACCACAAAGCCCGTAGCAGCTATGAGAATATTATTGTAAATAATTATGAAGTAGTGGGGCTTCAAGAAGTTGAATTCTCTCTGTGGAAACTTCACTATAAACACATTGATGAGTTCCGTAAAAGGATTCGGCAGGCTAATGctgagaaaaggaaaattgaagCACAAGAAGGTGATTCAAGTGCTGCCCGAGAGATTGACAATCATATGGAAGGGCTCAGGTCATTTCTATCTGAAGCTACCGAATTCTATCAGGAGTTAACTAAAAAACTCAGAAAAAGTTGTGGGCTCCCCGGGGAACTGTTACTCTGTAGGAATGGTAGCATCTCGCTGAAGCTGCCTCAATGCCAATATGCATGCCACCGTTTTCTAATTTGTCTGGGAGACCTGGCCAGATATGGTGAACTTTGTAAGAAACCGGATGCATGTAAGTGGTCATTAGCGGCCACATACTACTTTGAAGCATCTAGGATATGGCCAGACAGTGGAAATCCACATAATCAG CTTGCACTATTGGCAACATACACTGGTGACCCTTTCCTTGCCTTATACCATTGCGTTAGAAGTTTAGCTGTTAAGGAACCATTCCCTGATGCCTGGAACAATCTTATGCTACTCTTTGAAGAG AACAGGTCATCTGTTTTGCATTCATATTCCAGTGGATCTCACCTTGATTTGCTAAAACCATCGGCGTGGTGTTCCATGGATGCTAAACATGGTGCAACTAGCGGTTCCTCAAACAAGAATATGCCAGAAGCCACTGAAACTGTTACCTCTGTGAAAGCTGATATATGGCTTCTGTTTGTCAGATTGATGAGTTTCTTTCTTGTGCACTCCAG cttggaagactttcaatctACTCTTGCATCCACTGTGGGACAATTGGAAGGTCTGGTGGTAATGGGTGATGATGAACTAAAGGCTGCTCTGGAGTCATATCAGTTAATGGATCCATTGAGAAAAGGCCCTTATCGTGCTCTTCAACTTGTCTCTGTTTTCATCTTTATCTTTCATAGCCTGACTGAGAGTGGGGATCCAAAGAAAGATAACAAGCAGCAATCTGCATTGACAGAACTGGCAGTAGCTGCTACTTTTATTTGTGCTGGTCGCCTTGTCGAGAAAGCCACAACAAGGCACACTTGCCCCCTTTTACCCACCATCTGTGTGTTTGTAGAGTGGTTAGCGAACATACTTGATAGAGCAGAAGCACATGCAACAGATAAAAAGGTCCAGAGTGCTATGTCTTACTTTTTTGGTGCTTTAGCTGATCTTCTGAATCGGCTTGATCCTTGTGAGAATGAACTTGCTCCAGAACGTACTGCTCTTTGGGAAGACCATGAACTGAGGGGGTTTGATCCCATGGCCCATGTTCACAAGTCTTTGGACTTCACGAGCCATTTGGATTGCATAGATAATTTCATGACTAAGAGTGTGTGTCGTTCACGGCGTATCTTTCGTGCAGCAACTGAACTGGCTCACAGATCCAGTCACTTAAGAAAATGGATCTCTTGTGATAAAACAGGCAAAAGATTCCACATCGTGGATTCTGAATTAGCAGATAAGGGAAAGTCAGGAGTAGCTGAATCTGGTTCGACTCTTCAGCTAAAAGAGTCCTATCAGAATAATTGTGGAATGGCAAAGGAAAACGGAGAGAGTCAAGATCACCCTTGCCAATCCATTAGCGCAGATGAGGAAGAAGTTATTCTTTTCAAGCCCATCACAAGGCATAACTCAGAACCAATATATACCTCATGTCATCAATTCTCCATCAATGTTACCAGTGGAACTGTGACTTCTGATGAATCTTTGCGCCGTGCAACATCGTTGATTTCTGAGCAAATCCATCCACAGAATGATATTTTCAGTTTCCGTCCCGAAAGTACAAACTTGAGGTACAGCAAGCAATCTGCAGCTTTCCCTGCCGGACCTCCATCTCTGAATGCTTGGGTCCTTGAGAAGGAAAGTCCAAGAAATGAGAGGAATTTAAATAAGCAGCAGTTAAGCCCAATTGATGAACTAGCTTCTGAATCTTTATCTGGTCTCTCCTTAAAGGAAACTAGAGATCACAAAGTTTGTTCCATGCCAGTTTCTGCAGCTATTCATGATACTCCTCCTCCTTATGTTACTCCAGTGCCCTCAGCTCCATTGTTACCCGAAGATGCTTCTTGGTTTAAGGGAAACTCACCCGTCTTCCCTGACAAGAGTGCATTTGGGACCAAGGAAGGGGACGGTATTCTTGGCGCATCACCAGTGAGTGGATACTCAAGTCCATCTACAGTTCGTGGACCGCTTGATTTTGTTGCAGGTGCTCCACGCTTTGTTGAGGGGTACCCACCACTACTTGGCATGAGTTCATCTGAATGGCTGTATCACTACAGAAACAGTCAAAACTTTGAGCGAGTCAGCAACCCGGTATGGCCTGTTCACTCAAATACACCAGCAACCTATGGAAACTTGAACGCGACC